In Halobacillus amylolyticus, the following proteins share a genomic window:
- a CDS encoding acyl-CoA dehydrogenase family protein: MEKPYLKEEHKILRESLRKFLAKEAYPYFDEWEKQGSIPRSFWKKLGQLGYLCPWLEEKYGGLEADFGYSVVINEELEKVGTGLIGIGLHNDIVVPYLAEYGTEEQKQRWLPKCASGEIITAIAMTEPGTGSDLANIRTTAKLQEDYYVVNGEKTFITNGIHADLTILVCKTDKKASTPHKGISLLVVENDTEGFSRGKKLNKVGLHSQDTAELIFDEAKVPKENLLGDHNKGFYYLMEKLQQERLIVAIGGIAASERMLELTVDYVKQRQAFGRSIASFQNTQFTLAELQTEVEIGQTFLDRTIEAHMNGEDVVKEVSMAKWWITDLVKKVAAACMQLHGGYGYMEEYEIARRFRDAPVTAIYAGSNEIMKSIIAKKMGLL; the protein is encoded by the coding sequence ATGGAAAAACCTTACTTAAAGGAAGAGCATAAGATATTACGTGAATCCTTACGCAAGTTTTTAGCAAAAGAGGCCTACCCCTATTTTGATGAATGGGAAAAACAAGGAAGTATTCCGCGTTCATTTTGGAAGAAACTTGGACAGCTGGGTTACCTTTGCCCATGGCTCGAAGAAAAATATGGTGGGCTTGAGGCTGATTTCGGTTATTCAGTGGTCATTAATGAAGAACTTGAAAAAGTCGGAACAGGTTTGATTGGTATTGGCCTCCATAACGATATTGTAGTCCCTTATTTAGCGGAGTATGGCACAGAGGAACAAAAACAAAGATGGCTGCCGAAGTGTGCGTCAGGTGAAATTATAACAGCGATTGCCATGACTGAACCAGGCACGGGGTCTGACTTGGCAAATATACGTACCACCGCGAAGCTGCAAGAGGACTACTATGTTGTAAACGGTGAAAAAACGTTTATTACAAATGGAATTCACGCGGATCTTACAATCTTGGTTTGTAAAACAGATAAGAAAGCAAGCACACCGCATAAGGGAATCAGTTTGCTGGTTGTTGAGAATGATACGGAGGGATTTTCGCGTGGTAAGAAGTTAAATAAGGTTGGCTTACACAGCCAGGACACCGCTGAACTTATTTTTGACGAGGCAAAGGTACCAAAAGAGAATTTGCTCGGTGACCACAACAAGGGGTTTTATTACCTTATGGAAAAGTTGCAGCAAGAGCGTCTAATTGTTGCCATTGGAGGAATTGCCGCAAGTGAACGGATGCTTGAGCTAACGGTTGACTATGTCAAACAGCGTCAAGCATTTGGGAGATCTATAGCTTCTTTTCAAAATACCCAGTTTACATTAGCCGAGCTGCAAACAGAGGTAGAAATTGGACAAACCTTTCTAGATCGTACCATCGAAGCACATATGAATGGAGAGGATGTCGTAAAAGAAGTATCGATGGCGAAGTGGTGGATTACGGATCTTGTTAAAAAGGTTGCAGCTGCGTGTATGCAATTGCATGGGGGTTACGGTTATATGGAAGAGTATGAGATTGCGAGAAGGTTTAGGGACGCTCCCGTTACGGCTATCTATGCCGGCTCAAATGAAATAATGAAATCAATTATCGCGAAAAAGATGGGTCTTTTATAA
- the ku gene encoding non-homologous end joining protein Ku — MHTMWKGTISFGLVNIPIKLHAATENKDIKLRQLHEKCKSPIEYKKRCPVCEEEVNNEEIVKAYEYAKNKFVVLDPEDLENLKKEQEDKSVEILDFVKLEEIDPIYFEKSYFMSPNSGGTKAYSLLRKALKDTGKIGIAKIIIRSKEQLAIVRLYQDTLIMETIHYPDEVRNVADVPNVPEQTELSKKEVDTAVALIDQLTAEFEPEKYNDEYRTALMELIEAKRNNEEVTTAKDKKRPDNVTDLMAALEKSLDESKNKKKVAPKKAEPKKKTTKKSTSKKKTS; from the coding sequence ATGCATACAATGTGGAAGGGAACGATAAGTTTCGGGCTTGTAAATATTCCGATTAAATTGCATGCTGCAACGGAAAACAAAGACATTAAATTACGCCAGTTACATGAAAAATGTAAGTCCCCCATTGAATACAAGAAAAGGTGTCCTGTTTGTGAAGAAGAAGTCAACAATGAGGAGATAGTAAAGGCCTATGAATATGCTAAGAATAAATTTGTTGTGCTCGACCCAGAGGACTTAGAAAATTTAAAGAAGGAACAAGAGGACAAATCGGTTGAGATCCTTGATTTTGTTAAGCTCGAAGAAATCGATCCGATCTATTTTGAGAAGAGCTATTTTATGTCTCCAAACAGTGGAGGGACAAAAGCCTATAGTCTCCTCAGAAAAGCCCTCAAGGACACAGGAAAAATAGGTATTGCCAAAATCATCATCCGTTCCAAGGAGCAGTTGGCAATCGTAAGATTATATCAAGATACATTGATCATGGAGACGATTCATTATCCAGATGAGGTAAGGAATGTTGCGGATGTGCCGAACGTTCCTGAGCAAACCGAACTAAGTAAAAAAGAAGTAGACACAGCCGTAGCCTTAATTGATCAGCTGACAGCTGAATTTGAGCCGGAAAAATATAATGATGAATATCGAACAGCCCTAATGGAGCTTATTGAGGCGAAACGAAATAATGAGGAAGTAACGACAGCTAAGGATAAAAAGCGTCCTGATAATGTAACAGATCTTATGGCAGCATTAGAGAAGTCACTAGATGAGTCAAAAAATAAAAAGAAGGTTGCGCCTAAAAAGGCAGAACCTAAAAAGAAGACGACGAAGAAATCAACCTCCAAGAAAAAGACCTCGTAA
- a CDS encoding Cof-type HAD-IIB family hydrolase, with product MAEDIKLIALDMDGTLLNPEHRVSKRNREAIQQAKDQGVHVVLSTGRSLATCKDIAKSLGRSSYIVTINGGEIYDEDFKLVEQNLLAPKHVERLWEITNGHGIHFWTSTVQGQFSSQEPFEKEIVDYDWLKFGYDVEDDEVRQVILDELNNNDAFEITNSSPTNIEINPVGVNKAAALLKVCGKLGLKMSQVMAVGDSMNDLAMIREAGFGVAMGNAQEILKEEANWVTQTNENDGVAHAIDRVL from the coding sequence ATGGCAGAAGACATTAAACTTATTGCGTTAGATATGGATGGCACATTGCTAAACCCTGAACATAGGGTATCAAAGAGAAATCGTGAAGCTATTCAACAGGCAAAGGATCAGGGGGTGCACGTTGTATTAAGTACGGGGCGCTCCTTAGCTACCTGTAAAGATATTGCAAAGTCACTTGGTCGTTCATCTTATATTGTGACGATTAATGGTGGTGAAATTTATGATGAAGACTTTAAGCTTGTTGAACAAAATCTTCTTGCCCCTAAGCATGTTGAACGATTATGGGAGATCACAAATGGACATGGTATCCACTTTTGGACATCAACTGTACAAGGTCAATTTAGCAGCCAGGAGCCTTTTGAAAAGGAAATCGTTGATTATGATTGGTTGAAGTTTGGCTATGACGTTGAGGATGATGAGGTGCGTCAAGTTATATTGGATGAACTAAATAACAATGACGCCTTTGAGATCACCAATTCTAGTCCCACAAATATTGAAATTAATCCTGTTGGTGTAAATAAAGCAGCTGCGCTGTTAAAGGTATGTGGTAAGTTAGGCTTGAAGATGAGCCAAGTAATGGCAGTTGGGGATAGCATGAATGATCTTGCCATGATTCGTGAAGCTGGATTTGGAGTAGCGATGGGGAATGCTCAAGAAATCCTTAAAGAAGAGGCGAACTGGGTGACACAAACAAATGAAAATGACGGTGTTGCTCACGCGATAGACCGAGTTTTGTAG
- a CDS encoding Fic/DOC family protein translates to MPNSRYGSGSSRYCYVGTSILINHYDIMDDRQLESMEMMLATKRLSELQESPILGEFDLRHLQKIHEYIFKDLYPFAGELRTENITKDGFSFAQASFIPEASDVIFTDLMAVDWEQPEGNQLAEHLTYFMAELNVLHPFREGNGRSLREFIRCLALEAGYNLDWAVMPRDQVLRASIESVNDLHHLQKVINHSLIKK, encoded by the coding sequence ATGCCTAACTCAAGGTATGGGAGTGGATCCTCCCGTTATTGTTATGTAGGGACATCTATCTTAATTAATCATTATGATATTATGGATGACCGCCAGCTCGAAAGTATGGAAATGATGTTAGCAACAAAACGTTTGTCCGAATTGCAAGAATCCCCTATACTGGGGGAATTTGATTTGCGGCATCTGCAAAAAATACATGAATATATTTTTAAAGATTTGTATCCATTTGCCGGGGAGTTAAGAACGGAGAACATTACTAAAGACGGCTTCTCCTTTGCTCAAGCCTCATTTATCCCGGAAGCGTCTGACGTTATTTTTACCGACTTGATGGCAGTTGACTGGGAACAGCCTGAAGGCAATCAGTTAGCTGAGCATCTTACTTATTTCATGGCTGAATTGAATGTGCTTCATCCTTTTCGCGAGGGTAATGGACGAAGCTTGCGAGAGTTTATTCGCTGTTTGGCTTTGGAAGCAGGATACAATTTGGACTGGGCAGTGATGCCGCGTGACCAAGTACTTCGTGCCAGCATTGAATCAGTTAATGATTTGCACCATTTACAAAAAGTTATAAACCATTCTTTAATTAAAAAATAA
- a CDS encoding thiolase family protein — protein sequence MNEVVIVEAVRTPVGRRNGFLSDIRPDELFAKVLKELVCRVNLDPAEVEDVIAGCVSQVGEQAGDVARVASLISGFPKEVPGVTIDRQCGSSQQAVHFASQAIASGDMDVVIAGGVESMSRVPMFSNMKGSEYSKKLTSQYEIINQGLSAERIAEHWKLSKQELDEFAVKSHEKALTAIEEARFEREIVPLEVKDKNGLPITMKDDEGPRAGTSSESLGHLKPAFQGDGVITAGNASQISDGASAVLLMSRQKAESLGLKPRFRVVARSVVGSDPTFMLTGPVPATQKVLQKAGLRLEEIDLFEVNEAFAPVPLFWLKETGADPDKLNVNGGAIALGHPLGATGTKLMTTLMHELERTGGRYGLQAVCEGMGMANATIIERLEG from the coding sequence ATGAATGAAGTTGTGATCGTAGAAGCAGTTAGGACACCAGTCGGCAGGAGGAATGGGTTTCTTAGTGATATAAGGCCTGACGAGTTATTTGCAAAAGTATTGAAAGAATTGGTCTGTCGAGTCAATCTTGATCCGGCAGAAGTGGAGGATGTTATTGCCGGCTGTGTATCACAAGTCGGTGAGCAAGCAGGTGATGTAGCAAGAGTTGCTTCACTTATTTCCGGGTTTCCAAAAGAGGTTCCTGGTGTCACTATTGATCGCCAGTGTGGATCAAGCCAGCAAGCTGTTCACTTTGCATCACAAGCAATTGCAAGTGGAGATATGGATGTCGTCATTGCAGGTGGAGTAGAATCGATGTCTCGTGTTCCAATGTTTTCAAATATGAAAGGATCTGAGTATAGTAAGAAGCTTACGAGCCAATATGAAATCATTAACCAGGGTTTATCTGCAGAACGGATTGCTGAGCACTGGAAATTAAGCAAGCAGGAACTGGATGAGTTTGCAGTGAAAAGCCATGAAAAGGCATTAACAGCAATTGAAGAAGCGCGTTTTGAAAGAGAAATCGTGCCATTAGAAGTAAAAGATAAGAATGGGCTACCGATTACGATGAAGGATGATGAGGGACCCCGTGCTGGGACATCATCTGAAAGTCTTGGGCATTTAAAGCCGGCATTTCAAGGAGATGGAGTGATTACAGCCGGAAATGCCAGTCAAATTAGTGATGGAGCTTCTGCTGTTTTGCTTATGTCGCGTCAAAAAGCTGAATCTCTTGGTTTAAAGCCTCGTTTTCGAGTTGTGGCACGTTCTGTTGTTGGGTCGGATCCGACCTTTATGCTTACAGGTCCAGTACCGGCTACTCAGAAAGTTTTACAAAAGGCCGGACTGAGACTTGAAGAAATAGATTTATTTGAAGTGAATGAAGCTTTTGCCCCTGTACCACTATTTTGGTTGAAAGAGACAGGAGCTGATCCTGATAAACTAAACGTAAACGGTGGTGCTATTGCACTAGGGCATCCGCTTGGGGCGACGGGCACTAAGCTGATGACAACGCTCATGCATGAATTGGAAAGGACCGGAGGACGGTATGGGCTCCAAGCTGTTTGTGAAGGTATGGGGATGGCCAATGCGACAATCATTGAACGATTGGAGGGATGA
- a CDS encoding LTA synthase family protein produces MFKKEKYLNKNTMLKVLVYALVIGMFWLKMTYIQFNIFDLGVENTNEGFILAFNPLSSILLIFGLGILVAGRKGMLVSYILGSLLLYVNILFYREYSDFITIPMLEQVVNLAGMGSSITSILAATDAFLFIDVLVAAFLLFYLKAERLRLFLPKRREGLVLAIVAIPLFLVNLAWAETERTDLLQRTFDRNMLVKYIGLINYHVYDAVLQGKTEMKKTLADSNELVPVINYLNEKNTPLNAEYAGVAKGKNVIAISLESTQTFVVDNKLHGEEITPYFNDLKEEGLYFDNFYHQVKQGRTSDSEFLLANSMYPTNRGAVFFTHSSNEYEAMPEVLGENGYSTSVMHANDKTFWNRNVMYDSLGIDKFYSKEDYNVTEENSYGWGLLDEHFFAQSLDKMKKIEQPFYTRMITLTNHHPFTLPEDKKYIEEGNTSSGTLNRYFQTIRYQDEVLKQFVENFKKSELYDDTILMIYGDHFGISENHQKAMGEYLGKDINEFEQFQLQRVPLLFYGKGIEPQVNHTVGGQVDLRPTLMNMLGIEDNNPIQFGHDLLNEDRRQLMVTRDGDFASEKYVGIQGSCYDRQTGEEIEAELCDPGFKQAKEELTMSDSVIYGDLLRYLDETRVVEPMDEQNKQKQEE; encoded by the coding sequence ATGTTTAAAAAAGAAAAATATTTAAATAAAAATACAATGTTAAAAGTATTAGTCTACGCCCTTGTTATCGGGATGTTTTGGCTCAAAATGACCTACATTCAGTTTAACATCTTTGATCTAGGTGTTGAAAACACGAATGAAGGTTTTATTTTAGCTTTTAACCCGCTGAGCAGTATCTTACTCATCTTTGGTCTAGGTATTTTAGTAGCCGGTCGTAAAGGTATGCTCGTTTCCTATATTCTTGGGTCATTGCTTTTGTACGTAAATATTCTTTTTTACCGCGAATATAGTGATTTCATTACGATTCCCATGCTTGAACAAGTTGTCAACTTAGCTGGAATGGGAAGCAGTATTACCAGCATCCTTGCAGCGACAGATGCCTTTCTGTTTATTGATGTCCTTGTGGCTGCCTTTCTATTATTCTATTTAAAAGCAGAGCGTCTGCGTTTATTTTTGCCAAAACGGAGAGAAGGATTGGTATTAGCTATTGTTGCGATTCCGCTTTTCCTAGTAAACTTGGCATGGGCTGAGACAGAGCGTACGGATCTTCTTCAACGTACTTTTGACCGTAATATGCTTGTGAAATATATTGGTTTAATTAACTACCATGTATATGATGCTGTTTTGCAAGGGAAGACGGAAATGAAGAAGACTTTGGCTGACAGTAACGAACTTGTTCCTGTTATTAACTATTTAAATGAAAAGAATACACCTTTAAATGCCGAATATGCAGGCGTAGCAAAAGGTAAAAATGTGATTGCGATCTCACTAGAAAGTACTCAAACATTTGTTGTTGATAATAAGTTACATGGTGAAGAGATTACACCATACTTTAATGATTTGAAGGAAGAAGGGCTCTACTTTGATAACTTCTACCATCAAGTTAAGCAGGGACGGACATCAGATTCAGAATTTCTTCTAGCTAACTCCATGTACCCTACGAACCGTGGTGCTGTCTTCTTTACCCATTCAAGTAATGAGTATGAGGCAATGCCGGAAGTGTTAGGTGAGAATGGTTACTCAACGAGTGTTATGCACGCTAATGATAAGACTTTCTGGAACAGAAACGTGATGTATGATTCACTAGGGATTGATAAGTTTTATTCAAAGGAAGATTATAATGTGACCGAAGAGAATTCCTATGGGTGGGGATTGTTAGACGAACATTTCTTTGCTCAATCGTTGGATAAAATGAAAAAAATAGAGCAGCCATTCTACACCAGGATGATCACATTAACGAACCATCACCCATTTACATTGCCGGAAGATAAGAAATATATCGAAGAAGGAAACACATCAAGTGGTACGTTAAATCGTTATTTCCAAACCATTCGCTATCAAGATGAAGTGTTGAAGCAGTTTGTAGAAAACTTTAAGAAATCTGAACTCTATGATGATACGATTCTAATGATCTACGGAGACCATTTCGGGATCTCAGAAAATCACCAAAAAGCTATGGGTGAGTATTTAGGTAAAGACATTAATGAATTTGAACAATTTCAACTTCAGCGTGTACCACTATTGTTTTACGGCAAGGGAATAGAACCACAGGTGAACCATACAGTGGGCGGTCAGGTTGATCTTCGTCCTACACTAATGAACATGCTCGGAATTGAAGATAACAACCCAATTCAATTTGGTCATGATTTATTAAATGAAGATCGTCGCCAGTTGATGGTTACTCGCGACGGGGACTTTGCAAGTGAAAAATATGTCGGAATTCAAGGTTCTTGTTATGACAGGCAGACAGGTGAAGAAATCGAAGCAGAGCTTTGTGACCCTGGGTTTAAACAAGCCAAAGAAGAACTAACGATGTCTGATTCAGTGATATACGGAGATCTCCTCCGTTATCTTGATGAAACAAGAGTCGTAGAGCCAATGGATGAACAGAATAAACAAAAGCAGGAAGAATAG
- a CDS encoding long-chain-fatty-acid--CoA ligase, which yields MGPTLKSMFEQTVAKFPNKEGIVDVRLGTRWTYQEWDEEVNRLANALTDSGVHKGDKVSTVLFNTAEFATTLFACMKIGAVFNPINFRLTSNEISFIIKDADPKIVLFEKATAPQLKAIANERTHIGFWTIDEQRDVALARNYYDVIEGVDRTRPDYVVEEEDYYAIMYTSGTTGAPKGVLHTHRDMVDQALILTATLRLTNQDRGLTVAPMFHCAELHCTFLPRVMMGASTVILHHFDAKEMIQTIREEQISTLFAAPTMWNMILQEKFSKRDFETFRQGLYGGAPMAPALTTRLHETLGVQLIQAYGMTEMGPAITVLLEDEQLMKAGSAGRALINHEVRVVRTLEDGPAEPDDICKPDELGEIIVRGPSMMPGYYNRREDSEEVLYKGWYHSGDIGSFDEDGYLWVSDRVKDMIISGGENIYSREVEDALFEHPSILDAAVVGEPDEMWGERVVAYVVKKGDLEQDELEEFCISGNRLARYKRPRRYVFVDELPRNASGKLQKFKLREQAESVTE from the coding sequence ATGGGGCCAACACTTAAAAGTATGTTTGAACAAACTGTAGCAAAATTTCCGAATAAAGAGGGGATAGTGGATGTAAGGTTAGGAACAAGGTGGACGTATCAGGAATGGGATGAGGAGGTGAACAGGCTGGCCAATGCGCTGACAGATTCCGGTGTGCACAAAGGAGATAAGGTTTCTACCGTACTTTTTAATACGGCAGAATTTGCGACAACGTTATTTGCCTGTATGAAAATCGGCGCCGTTTTTAATCCAATCAACTTTCGCCTTACCTCAAATGAAATTAGTTTTATCATTAAAGATGCTGATCCGAAAATAGTTTTGTTTGAAAAGGCAACCGCACCACAGCTAAAAGCGATCGCAAACGAAAGAACACATATTGGCTTTTGGACCATTGATGAACAGCGGGACGTTGCGTTAGCCCGAAACTATTATGATGTCATCGAGGGGGTAGATCGAACTCGCCCAGATTATGTAGTAGAAGAAGAAGATTACTATGCTATTATGTACACCTCTGGTACTACGGGTGCTCCTAAGGGTGTTCTTCACACCCATAGAGACATGGTCGATCAAGCCTTAATCCTTACCGCGACATTAAGACTTACAAATCAAGATCGCGGGTTAACAGTTGCTCCAATGTTTCATTGTGCTGAACTCCATTGTACATTTCTCCCAAGAGTCATGATGGGGGCCTCAACCGTTATCCTACACCACTTTGATGCCAAAGAAATGATTCAAACCATCCGTGAAGAACAGATTTCCACCCTGTTTGCGGCCCCTACGATGTGGAATATGATCTTGCAAGAGAAATTTAGCAAACGTGATTTCGAAACATTTAGGCAAGGTCTTTATGGAGGCGCCCCAATGGCTCCAGCATTAACCACACGTTTACATGAAACCCTAGGTGTCCAGCTTATCCAAGCGTATGGTATGACTGAAATGGGCCCTGCGATCACTGTACTCCTTGAGGACGAACAATTAATGAAAGCTGGATCTGCTGGACGAGCATTGATAAACCATGAGGTACGGGTTGTCCGCACACTGGAGGACGGACCTGCTGAACCTGATGACATTTGCAAACCAGACGAACTCGGGGAAATTATCGTCCGAGGTCCAAGTATGATGCCAGGATATTACAATCGGCGTGAGGATTCTGAGGAAGTACTGTACAAAGGATGGTACCACTCAGGCGATATTGGGTCTTTCGATGAAGACGGCTACCTTTGGGTGAGCGATCGTGTAAAAGATATGATCATTTCCGGGGGTGAAAACATCTATTCACGCGAAGTAGAAGATGCCCTGTTTGAACATCCTTCAATACTTGATGCTGCAGTTGTCGGTGAACCTGACGAAATGTGGGGCGAGAGAGTGGTGGCATATGTTGTGAAAAAAGGTGATTTGGAACAGGATGAACTCGAAGAATTTTGCATATCAGGCAATCGTCTAGCACGGTATAAACGCCCGCGCCGTTATGTGTTTGTAGATGAATTGCCCCGAAATGCAAGCGGAAAACTGCAGAAGTTTAAGCTAAGGGAACAAGCGGAAAGCGTCACAGAATAG
- the ligD gene encoding DNA ligase D yields the protein MDKPMLPTLSEDLPEGDEWIYEVKYDGYRAFLKWTEKGIKLISRNGQDLSDRFPELIEAEQEAASPDQFPLVLDGEIVILNTPYQANFPLLQKRGRMSNKTTIQHRAEQRPATFMAFDLLEHGGILTSSAYTKRKQQLKKIIDTIDFLRIQFVETFDDAAVIRQLLHLHLGEGIVAKQKKSPYQIGRTRQWLKHKQWRTVSGFLTSFDPQNEYYKVEIWHEGKRVPLGIFKHGLKPDQAKTLQNFFKEKGTNWNLAPSVCAAIHCLMAKDGEMREPLFDRFRFDLEPGDCTVANRDWDLLLFPSNVEITHPDKILWPDMQFSKRDYLMYIRAVAPYMIPFIKGKKLTLIRYPHGVGDKSFFQKHRSDHAPDYVESWEEEDETFMISNGLSSLVWLSNQGALEFHIPFQKAGANNPDEIVFDLDPPDREEFYLAVTAAQLLKHLLDKLEVHCFVKTSGNKGMQIHIPIQEGSMTYDETRGFTKSLVDLLIKESPDLFTIERLKKKRGQRLYLDYIQHAEGKTIVSPYSARANSKGTVAAPVFWNEVTEHLNPENFTIKNVVKRVQEFGCPFQQYDRVRSIQPIDVMKQLGG from the coding sequence ATGGATAAACCAATGCTTCCAACATTGTCTGAGGATTTACCGGAGGGTGACGAATGGATATATGAAGTGAAATATGACGGTTATCGGGCTTTTCTTAAATGGACCGAAAAAGGGATCAAGCTTATAAGTAGAAACGGACAGGATTTATCTGATCGATTTCCAGAGCTCATTGAAGCGGAACAAGAAGCCGCTTCACCAGATCAATTTCCACTTGTTCTTGATGGGGAGATCGTTATTCTTAATACCCCCTATCAAGCAAACTTCCCTCTTTTACAGAAAAGAGGCCGCATGAGTAACAAAACAACCATTCAACACCGTGCCGAACAGCGGCCAGCTACATTCATGGCTTTCGACCTTCTAGAACATGGTGGAATTTTAACTTCTTCTGCGTACACCAAACGAAAACAACAGCTAAAAAAAATCATCGACACCATTGATTTCCTAAGAATTCAATTTGTAGAGACCTTTGATGATGCAGCCGTGATTCGCCAACTTCTTCATCTCCATTTAGGTGAAGGAATTGTTGCGAAACAAAAGAAGAGCCCATACCAAATTGGACGTACGAGACAATGGCTAAAGCATAAACAATGGCGCACAGTATCAGGTTTTTTAACCTCATTTGACCCCCAAAACGAATATTACAAGGTGGAAATCTGGCATGAGGGTAAACGGGTCCCATTAGGCATCTTTAAGCATGGATTAAAACCAGACCAAGCGAAGACGCTACAGAACTTTTTCAAAGAAAAGGGGACGAACTGGAACCTTGCTCCCAGTGTTTGTGCAGCGATCCATTGTCTAATGGCGAAAGATGGTGAAATGCGTGAGCCGCTATTTGATCGGTTCCGCTTTGATTTAGAGCCTGGTGATTGTACAGTTGCTAATCGGGACTGGGATCTGCTTTTGTTTCCTAGCAACGTAGAGATTACTCACCCGGATAAAATCTTATGGCCTGACATGCAGTTTAGCAAGCGTGATTACCTTATGTATATCAGGGCTGTTGCACCCTATATGATTCCGTTTATAAAAGGGAAAAAGCTGACATTAATCCGCTATCCTCATGGAGTCGGGGATAAATCCTTTTTTCAAAAACACCGCTCTGACCATGCACCTGACTATGTAGAAAGCTGGGAGGAAGAAGACGAAACCTTCATGATAAGTAATGGTCTCTCAAGCCTGGTTTGGCTAAGCAATCAAGGAGCACTTGAATTTCATATACCCTTCCAAAAGGCCGGTGCAAATAATCCAGATGAGATTGTCTTTGACCTTGATCCGCCTGATCGTGAAGAGTTTTATCTTGCTGTTACAGCTGCACAACTATTGAAACATTTACTTGACAAGCTTGAGGTGCATTGCTTTGTTAAAACCTCTGGCAACAAAGGCATGCAGATCCATATTCCAATTCAAGAAGGAAGCATGACATATGATGAAACAAGAGGGTTTACGAAGAGTTTAGTCGACCTGCTTATAAAGGAAAGCCCAGACCTGTTTACAATTGAACGATTAAAGAAGAAGCGAGGGCAACGGCTTTATCTTGATTATATTCAGCATGCTGAGGGCAAAACTATTGTTTCACCTTACTCGGCGCGGGCCAATTCGAAAGGAACGGTAGCTGCCCCTGTCTTTTGGAATGAAGTTACCGAGCATTTAAACCCCGAAAACTTCACTATTAAAAATGTTGTAAAGCGAGTCCAGGAATTTGGCTGCCCTTTTCAACAATATGACCGAGTGCGGAGCATACAACCAATTGATGTAATGAAGCAATTGGGAGGGTAA
- a CDS encoding 3-hydroxyacyl-CoA dehydrogenase has protein sequence MDVRNVVAVVTGGASGLGEATVRTIVGKGGRAIIADRDLEKGRSLAEELGSQALFHKVDVTSEQQVSNMLTEAISHFGKVTALVNCAGVAIGEKVLNKEGVHGLASFQNVIEVNLIGTFNMIRLVSERMKENGSNDDGERGVIINTASIAAFEGQVGQAAYSASKGGVVGLTLPISRELARHGIRVMTIAPGLFDTPMFETLPDSAKKLLGETTPFPMRLGHPGEYGKLVHSIIDNPMLNGEVIRLDGAIRMQPN, from the coding sequence GTGGACGTGAGGAATGTAGTTGCCGTTGTAACAGGTGGAGCGTCTGGACTTGGCGAAGCAACTGTAAGAACCATCGTAGGTAAAGGTGGGCGAGCAATTATAGCTGACCGTGATTTAGAAAAGGGGAGAAGCTTAGCTGAGGAGTTAGGTAGCCAGGCTCTTTTTCATAAAGTTGATGTTACTTCTGAACAACAAGTTTCAAACATGCTAACTGAGGCCATAAGTCATTTTGGAAAAGTGACGGCACTTGTTAACTGTGCGGGTGTTGCGATTGGTGAGAAAGTATTAAATAAAGAAGGCGTACATGGCCTTGCGTCTTTTCAGAATGTGATAGAGGTCAACCTTATAGGCACTTTTAATATGATCCGCCTCGTCTCCGAGCGAATGAAGGAGAATGGGTCTAATGATGATGGTGAACGAGGTGTTATTATCAACACAGCGTCAATTGCAGCCTTTGAGGGACAAGTTGGACAAGCCGCCTACAGCGCTTCAAAGGGTGGGGTGGTTGGGTTAACTCTCCCTATTTCAAGGGAACTTGCACGTCATGGGATTCGAGTGATGACAATTGCGCCAGGATTATTTGACACACCTATGTTCGAAACGCTCCCTGATTCAGCTAAGAAATTATTAGGTGAAACCACACCTTTTCCCATGAGATTAGGACACCCGGGTGAATACGGAAAGCTTGTCCATAGCATCATTGATAATCCCATGTTAAATGGGGAGGTGATTCGCCTCGACGGAGCCATACGTATGCAGCCAAATTAA